The Microbacterium foliorum genome has a window encoding:
- a CDS encoding response regulator transcription factor → MQILIVEDDDRVSAALEAFLARSGYATVRASDGAAALELLGADTEVVLLDLGLPDIDGVDLCRRIRGRSEVPIVIVTARSQVAERIRGLRAGADDFVVKPYDVHELLARIEAVTRRSRPIRPESEAVVLLQDGAVRIDLVGRQVLIDSAAIELTRKEFDIVAVLARYPGVAVPKERLIREVWNTDWRGFGHSLEVHVGAIRRKSGAHRLIETVRGVGYRLAG, encoded by the coding sequence ATGCAGATTCTGATCGTGGAGGACGACGACCGTGTCTCGGCCGCCCTCGAGGCCTTTCTCGCACGGTCCGGCTATGCCACCGTGCGGGCCTCGGACGGCGCCGCCGCGCTCGAGCTTCTGGGCGCGGACACCGAGGTCGTGCTGCTGGACCTCGGGCTGCCCGACATCGACGGCGTCGATCTGTGCCGCCGTATCCGTGGCCGTTCCGAGGTGCCGATCGTCATCGTGACCGCCCGCAGTCAGGTGGCCGAGCGCATCAGGGGTCTGCGGGCCGGAGCAGACGACTTCGTCGTCAAGCCCTACGACGTGCACGAGCTCCTCGCTCGGATCGAGGCGGTCACCCGTCGTTCGCGTCCGATCCGGCCCGAGTCCGAGGCTGTGGTGCTCCTGCAGGACGGCGCCGTGCGGATCGACCTCGTGGGCCGGCAGGTGCTCATCGACAGCGCCGCGATCGAGCTCACCCGCAAGGAGTTCGACATCGTCGCGGTGCTGGCCAGATATCCGGGAGTCGCTGTGCCCAAGGAGCGTCTGATCCGCGAGGTGTGGAACACCGACTGGCGCGGCTTCGGGCACTCCCTCGAGGTGCACGTCGGAGCGATCCGCCGCAAGTCCGGCGCGCACCGTCTCATCGAGACCGTGCGCGGCGTGGGCTACCGGCTGGCGGGGTGA
- a CDS encoding TrmH family RNA methyltransferase: protein MLENPRSPRVRAVAKLTKRSARSETGLFLLEGPQAVREALTYSPEAIVELFATPAGWDKHPDIRAKATSADVEVEHVTEYVLNAMADTVTPQGLVAVVRQTPTSVRDIFAASPRLVAICEEIRDPGNLGTIIRAADAAGADAVVLTGRTVDPYNPKVVRATTGSLFHLPVSVGAELEDVVEKAHAAGLRVLAADVKGDDLLRARADGVLAEPTAWLFGNEARGLEDEALAQADQVLKLPIFGRAESLNLATAASVCLYESAFAQRAGSVD, encoded by the coding sequence GTGCTGGAGAACCCGCGTTCGCCCCGAGTCCGAGCTGTCGCGAAGCTCACCAAGCGCAGCGCCCGCAGCGAGACCGGCCTGTTCCTCCTCGAGGGGCCGCAGGCCGTGCGCGAGGCGCTGACCTACAGCCCCGAGGCGATCGTCGAGCTGTTCGCGACGCCGGCCGGCTGGGACAAGCATCCCGACATCAGGGCCAAGGCCACGTCGGCCGATGTCGAGGTCGAGCACGTCACCGAGTACGTCCTGAACGCGATGGCCGACACGGTCACGCCGCAGGGACTCGTAGCCGTGGTGCGGCAGACGCCCACCTCGGTGCGCGACATCTTCGCAGCTTCCCCGCGCCTCGTCGCGATCTGCGAGGAGATCCGGGATCCCGGCAACCTCGGCACCATCATCAGAGCCGCCGATGCGGCGGGTGCCGATGCCGTCGTGCTGACAGGCCGTACGGTCGACCCGTACAACCCGAAGGTCGTGCGCGCCACGACAGGTTCGCTCTTCCATCTGCCGGTGTCGGTGGGGGCGGAGCTCGAGGATGTCGTCGAGAAGGCTCATGCCGCGGGACTGCGCGTGCTCGCCGCCGACGTCAAGGGCGACGACCTGCTGCGTGCCCGCGCAGACGGCGTCCTCGCCGAGCCCACGGCGTGGCTCTTCGGCAACGAGGCCAGAGGGCTCGAGGACGAGGCACTGGCTCAGGCCGACCAGGTGCTGAAGCTCCCGATCTTCGGTCGAGCGGAGTCGCTGAATCTGGCGACTGCAGCCAGCGTCTGCCTGTACGAGAGCGCCTTCGCGCAGCGCGCAGGCTCCGTCGACTGA
- the rplT gene encoding 50S ribosomal protein L20 yields MARVKRAVNAHKKRRVILERASGYRGQRSRLYRKAKEQVIHSLVYSYRDRRKRKGDFRRLWIQRINAAARQNGITYNRFIQGLGLAGVTVDRRMLADLAVNDAATFTTLVETAKKALPSDVNAPKSAA; encoded by the coding sequence ATGGCAAGAGTCAAGCGGGCGGTAAACGCCCACAAGAAGCGTCGCGTCATCCTCGAGCGCGCGTCCGGTTACCGCGGTCAGCGTTCGCGCCTCTACCGCAAGGCCAAAGAGCAGGTCATCCACTCCCTGGTCTACTCGTACCGTGACCGTCGCAAGCGCAAGGGCGACTTCCGTCGTCTGTGGATCCAGCGCATCAACGCTGCGGCCCGCCAGAACGGCATCACGTACAACCGCTTCATCCAGGGCCTCGGCCTCGCGGGTGTCACGGTCGACCGTCGCATGCTCGCCGACCTCGCGGTCAACGACGCAGCGACGTTCACGACCCTGGTCGAGACGGCGAAGAAGGCACTGCCCTCCGACGTCAACGCACCGAAGTCGGCCGCGTAA
- the rpmI gene encoding 50S ribosomal protein L35, translating to MPKQKTHSGAKKRFKITGSGKLKKQQAGMRHNLEHKSSRRTRRLNQDQVLSKADTKVAKKLLGR from the coding sequence ATGCCGAAGCAGAAGACCCACTCGGGTGCTAAGAAGCGCTTCAAGATCACCGGCAGCGGCAAGCTGAAGAAGCAGCAGGCCGGAATGCGCCACAACCTCGAGCACAAGTCGAGCCGTCGCACCCGTCGCCTCAACCAGGACCAGGTGCTGTCGAAGGCTGACACCAAGGTCGCCAAGAAGCTTCTCGGCCGCTGA
- the infC gene encoding translation initiation factor IF-3, which yields MHSSKEFRISDPRTNERIRVPEVRLVGPAGEQIGVVRIEAALRLAQEADLDLVEVAPNSKPPVVKIMDYGKFKYEAAQKEKEARRNQANTILKEVRFRLKIEAHDYTTKLKRAEGFLKAGDKVKAMILFRGREQSRPEQGVRLLRKFAEDVAELGTVESNPTIDGRNMVMIVAPMKSKSEAKQEQNAVRDAQRADKKQAARDAKTEADAPAEATAE from the coding sequence ATCCACTCGTCTAAGGAGTTCCGCATCAGCGATCCCCGCACCAATGAGCGCATCCGCGTCCCCGAGGTCCGCCTCGTCGGCCCCGCGGGTGAGCAGATCGGCGTCGTCCGCATCGAGGCGGCGCTGCGCCTTGCGCAGGAAGCCGACCTCGACCTCGTCGAGGTCGCACCCAACTCGAAGCCTCCCGTGGTCAAGATCATGGACTACGGCAAGTTCAAGTACGAAGCTGCCCAGAAGGAGAAGGAAGCTCGCCGCAACCAGGCGAACACCATCCTGAAGGAGGTGCGCTTCCGTCTGAAGATCGAGGCGCACGACTACACGACCAAGCTCAAGCGCGCCGAGGGCTTCCTCAAGGCCGGCGACAAGGTCAAGGCGATGATCCTCTTCCGCGGTCGCGAGCAGTCGCGCCCCGAGCAGGGCGTGCGCCTGCTCCGCAAGTTCGCGGAGGACGTCGCCGAACTCGGAACGGTCGAGTCCAACCCGACCATCGACGGTCGCAACATGGTCATGATCGTTGCTCCGATGAAGAGCAAGTCCGAGGCCAAGCAGGAGCAGAACGCGGTTCGCGACGCACAGCGCGCCGACAAGAAGCAGGCTGCTCGCGACGCCAAGACCGAGGCAGATGCACCCGCCGAGGCCACCGCGGAGTAA
- a CDS encoding DUF1844 domain-containing protein — MTNQASDEAAREREERWARQEEAASSATRDIADVPAVEVITTAAVHLMSAAAVKLGLADDPDAAAQLDLDEARKLINALAGLITAGAPEISDMHARSLRDGLRSLQLAFREASPIPDPIGKGPGEKWTGPVN, encoded by the coding sequence GTGACGAACCAGGCATCGGACGAGGCTGCACGCGAGCGCGAAGAGCGCTGGGCACGGCAAGAAGAGGCGGCCTCATCGGCCACGCGGGACATCGCCGACGTCCCTGCGGTCGAGGTGATCACCACCGCGGCCGTTCACCTGATGAGCGCGGCGGCCGTCAAGCTGGGCCTCGCCGACGACCCGGATGCCGCGGCTCAGCTCGACCTCGACGAGGCGCGCAAGCTGATCAACGCCCTGGCCGGGCTGATCACCGCAGGCGCGCCCGAGATCAGCGACATGCACGCCCGGTCGCTGCGCGACGGTCTGCGCTCCCTGCAGCTCGCGTTCCGCGAGGCCTCCCCCATTCCCGATCCGATCGGCAAGGGCCCCGGCGAGAAGTGGACGGGCCCCGTCAACTGA
- a CDS encoding SseB family protein — protein sequence MSPATTDGPRGHGDHDHAAGHGDSAGVPWEGRSFESNPHAADDGSADPALLAALRRFRAGEGSQVEVVDAFRNARVLIPLIAEKGALPPAQEPDLGPHGLAVDKTQELSIVTVAAPDGRRVQPVFSSVEAMRTWDATARPIPVEAVRAALAASAEDTDLIVLDPTSDTEFILRRPAVWAVAQGHDWEPSFLSPEVFGALQESVAHELAVIDVAVAPGDPDARLRGPELVVVLELVDGLEREVLDAVLSRLAQRWAGDDRIAVLADSLTVKLRRSI from the coding sequence ATGTCGCCGGCGACGACTGACGGGCCGCGCGGCCACGGCGACCACGATCACGCGGCCGGTCACGGCGATTCTGCGGGCGTCCCCTGGGAGGGGCGCAGCTTCGAGTCGAACCCGCATGCCGCCGACGACGGATCCGCCGACCCCGCCCTGCTGGCGGCGCTGCGGCGATTCCGCGCCGGTGAGGGCAGTCAGGTCGAGGTGGTCGACGCCTTTCGCAACGCGAGGGTCCTGATCCCGCTGATCGCCGAGAAGGGCGCTCTTCCACCCGCTCAGGAACCCGACCTCGGTCCGCACGGTCTCGCCGTCGACAAGACGCAGGAGCTGTCGATCGTGACGGTCGCCGCCCCCGACGGCCGTCGCGTGCAGCCGGTGTTCTCGTCCGTCGAGGCGATGCGCACGTGGGATGCCACGGCACGGCCCATTCCGGTCGAGGCCGTGCGCGCGGCGCTTGCCGCGTCCGCCGAGGACACCGATCTCATCGTGCTCGACCCGACGTCGGACACCGAGTTCATCCTCCGTCGCCCCGCGGTCTGGGCTGTCGCGCAGGGGCATGACTGGGAGCCGAGCTTCCTGTCGCCCGAGGTGTTCGGGGCGCTGCAGGAGAGCGTCGCGCACGAGCTGGCCGTGATCGACGTCGCGGTCGCCCCCGGTGATCCTGACGCCCGCCTGCGCGGGCCCGAGCTCGTCGTGGTGCTCGAACTCGTCGACGGTCTCGAGCGGGAGGTCCTGGATGCCGTGCTGTCGCGCCTCGCCCAGCGCTGGGCGGGCGACGACCGCATCGCCGTCCTCGCGGACTCCCTCACGGTCAAGCTCCGCCGCTCGATCTGA
- the priA gene encoding bifunctional 1-(5-phosphoribosyl)-5-((5-phosphoribosylamino)methylideneamino)imidazole-4-carboxamide isomerase/phosphoribosylanthranilate isomerase PriA has protein sequence MNDFAQSPSLTLLPAVDVAGGKAVRLTQGEAGTETSYGDPLDAAGEWVAQGAKWIHLVDLDAAFGRGSNAPILRKVIKQFKNVNVELSGGIRDDATLEAALESGATRINLGTAALENPEWAADVISRFGEAIAVGLDVRGTTLAARGWTKEGGDLWEVLERLEDAGCSRYVVTDVTKDGTLKGPNLELLREVTARTPKPVVASGGISNLDDIAALRDLVPLGVEGAIVGKALYAGAFTLAEALDVAGDD, from the coding sequence ATGAACGACTTCGCGCAGTCCCCATCGCTCACTCTGCTCCCCGCGGTCGATGTCGCCGGCGGCAAGGCCGTCCGTCTCACGCAGGGCGAGGCGGGCACCGAGACCAGCTACGGCGACCCGTTGGACGCCGCAGGCGAGTGGGTCGCACAGGGCGCCAAGTGGATTCACCTCGTCGACCTCGACGCGGCCTTCGGCCGTGGCAGCAACGCTCCGATCCTGCGCAAGGTCATCAAGCAGTTCAAGAACGTCAACGTCGAGCTCTCGGGAGGCATCCGCGACGACGCCACACTCGAGGCGGCGCTCGAGAGCGGGGCGACCCGCATCAACCTCGGTACTGCGGCCCTGGAGAACCCCGAGTGGGCCGCCGACGTGATCAGCCGCTTCGGCGAAGCGATCGCGGTCGGCCTGGACGTCCGCGGCACCACGCTCGCGGCGCGTGGCTGGACGAAGGAGGGCGGCGACCTCTGGGAGGTCCTCGAGCGTCTCGAAGACGCGGGCTGCAGCCGCTACGTCGTCACCGACGTCACGAAGGACGGCACTCTGAAGGGACCGAACCTCGAACTGCTGCGCGAGGTCACGGCGCGCACCCCGAAGCCCGTGGTCGCCTCGGGCGGCATCTCGAACCTCGACGACATCGCCGCTCTTCGCGATCTCGTCCCGCTCGGCGTCGAGGGCGCCATCGTCGGAAAGGCCCTGTACGCGGGAGCGTTCACGCTGGCCGAGGCGCTGGATGTCGCCGGCGACGACTGA
- a CDS encoding MinD/ParA family ATP-binding protein, which yields MVRDADARGVGPLRRGNPETPETGAAPSVGEAQESDAATLASVPEDIEQTRPLRTTAPDRPPVPGTRAAAAAAAAWSRAQAPATGAAADRTTPAIALPPVPSSPAPVLPAPPGAPASAVAFEPSAPSPATAVTPPTPPVPSAPPASPTFTSPASAPASSAPARAVTPAPAPTSAPAPAPAPAHAPAPAPAPAPAHPAAPAHAPEQVPTYAPASHTSPDDIVAPPTPPAPRAAPAGPAAGPAGPASPVAAPESSSSSRRQQREQGVERRSFLQDERREEPARRGARGFLNRVGFSLGPDSRERAVREDEHAVSRHWPGPRTVAIVNGKGGAGKTPATVLLSAVFAQYGGAGVLAWDNNQTRGTLGWRTETGAHDRTLLELLPQTQRLLGAQGQSADLAHFVHHQPQEKYDVLRSKPIRLAHENRLSPTDVDAIHAVAAKFYRLIIIDSGNDESDPMWLRMIDLADQIVVATTTRDDHAEAGALLLEALEDRDERSARLARESVVVVSQADPKASSADVSEVVAGYRSLAREVVDIPFDREMVDGHLRLRALAAPTQRAWLSAAAAVARGF from the coding sequence ATGGTGCGCGATGCGGATGCGCGTGGAGTCGGCCCACTGCGGCGCGGCAACCCCGAGACGCCCGAGACCGGTGCGGCCCCCTCGGTCGGAGAGGCGCAGGAGAGCGATGCCGCAACCCTGGCATCGGTCCCCGAGGACATCGAGCAGACCCGCCCCCTCCGCACGACCGCACCCGACCGTCCGCCCGTACCCGGGACGCGTGCCGCGGCGGCTGCAGCCGCCGCCTGGTCGCGCGCGCAGGCTCCGGCGACCGGGGCTGCTGCCGATCGGACGACGCCGGCGATCGCCCTCCCCCCGGTGCCGAGCTCTCCCGCTCCCGTGCTGCCGGCGCCTCCTGGCGCCCCCGCCTCGGCGGTGGCCTTCGAGCCATCGGCGCCCTCACCCGCCACCGCGGTGACTCCTCCCACTCCCCCGGTGCCGTCTGCGCCTCCGGCATCGCCGACCTTCACCTCCCCGGCCTCCGCACCGGCATCATCTGCACCGGCACGGGCCGTCACTCCGGCACCGGCCCCGACTTCAGCTCCGGCTCCGGCACCGGCTCCCGCTCATGCACCGGCTCCGGCTCCGGCTCCGGCCCCGGCTCACCCCGCGGCCCCGGCTCATGCGCCGGAGCAGGTGCCGACCTACGCCCCCGCGTCGCACACGTCGCCGGACGACATCGTCGCGCCGCCCACGCCCCCGGCGCCCCGGGCCGCGCCCGCCGGCCCCGCGGCTGGGCCCGCCGGGCCCGCCAGCCCCGTCGCCGCCCCGGAGAGCTCCTCATCATCCAGACGCCAGCAGCGCGAGCAGGGCGTCGAGCGTCGTTCCTTCCTGCAGGACGAGCGACGTGAGGAACCCGCTCGTCGCGGTGCGCGGGGCTTCCTGAACCGCGTGGGCTTCTCCCTGGGTCCCGACTCCCGGGAACGCGCGGTGCGTGAAGACGAGCATGCCGTCAGTCGGCATTGGCCCGGCCCTCGCACCGTCGCGATCGTCAACGGCAAGGGAGGCGCGGGCAAGACGCCCGCCACGGTCCTGCTCTCGGCGGTCTTCGCCCAGTACGGCGGTGCCGGAGTGCTGGCCTGGGACAACAACCAGACCCGCGGCACGCTCGGCTGGCGCACCGAGACAGGGGCGCACGACAGGACCCTGCTCGAACTGCTGCCGCAGACGCAGCGGCTGCTCGGGGCACAGGGGCAGTCCGCCGATCTGGCGCACTTCGTGCACCACCAGCCGCAGGAGAAGTACGACGTCCTGCGGTCCAAGCCGATCCGCCTCGCGCACGAGAATCGGCTGAGCCCCACCGACGTCGATGCCATCCATGCGGTGGCCGCGAAGTTCTATCGCCTGATCATCATCGACTCCGGCAACGACGAATCCGACCCCATGTGGTTGCGGATGATCGATCTCGCCGACCAGATCGTCGTCGCGACGACCACACGGGACGACCATGCCGAGGCCGGCGCTCTCCTGCTCGAAGCCCTGGAAGATCGCGACGAGCGGTCGGCCCGCCTCGCACGCGAGTCCGTCGTCGTCGTCAGCCAGGCCGACCCGAAGGCGTCGTCTGCGGATGTCTCCGAGGTCGTCGCCGGATACCGCTCCCTCGCTCGAGAGGTCGTGGACATCCCGTTCGACCGGGAGATGGTCGACGGGCACCTGCGGCTCCGCGCGCTGGCAGCACCCACTCAGCGCGCGTGGCTCTCCGCCGCCGCCGCGGTGGCGCGAGGGTTCTGA
- the hisH gene encoding imidazole glycerol phosphate synthase subunit HisH, with the protein MSGAPRVAVFDYESGNVHSAVKALVAAGADAVLTRDRKEATEADGLLVPGVGAFQAVREALHAHGGDEIIDRRLAGGRPVLGICVGMQVLFAHGVERGHDAEGLGEWPGAVTELNAPVLPHMGWNTVEPGADSVLFRGIEQERFYFVHSYAAQSWELDVIPPFPQPVLTWSTYGDSFLAAVENGPLSATQFHPEKSGEAGIQLLRNWVGSLRG; encoded by the coding sequence GTGAGCGGCGCGCCCAGGGTCGCCGTCTTCGACTACGAGTCAGGAAACGTCCACTCCGCGGTGAAGGCTCTCGTCGCCGCGGGCGCCGATGCCGTCCTCACGCGCGATCGCAAGGAGGCGACGGAGGCCGACGGTCTGCTCGTCCCCGGCGTGGGGGCGTTCCAGGCTGTCCGTGAGGCGCTCCATGCTCACGGCGGCGACGAGATCATCGACCGGCGCCTCGCCGGAGGACGCCCCGTGCTGGGCATCTGCGTCGGGATGCAGGTTCTCTTCGCCCACGGGGTCGAGCGTGGACACGATGCGGAGGGGCTCGGCGAATGGCCGGGCGCCGTCACGGAGCTCAACGCGCCGGTGCTGCCGCACATGGGATGGAACACCGTCGAGCCCGGTGCCGATTCCGTGCTGTTCCGCGGCATCGAGCAGGAGCGCTTCTACTTCGTGCACTCCTACGCCGCCCAGTCCTGGGAGCTCGACGTGATCCCGCCGTTCCCGCAGCCGGTTCTCACCTGGTCGACGTACGGCGATTCGTTCCTCGCCGCTGTCGAGAACGGTCCGCTCTCCGCGACGCAGTTCCACCCGGAGAAGTCCGGCGAGGCGGGGATCCAGCTGCTCCGCAACTGGGTCGGCAGCCTGCGCGGCTGA
- the hisB gene encoding imidazoleglycerol-phosphate dehydratase HisB: protein MSIPAPTHRTATRVRSTSESTVELELNLDGTGSSRIDTSVPFFDHMLTAFAKHSLTDLTVRASGDTQIDAHHTVEDVSIVLGQAIREALGDKSGISRYGDALVPLDEALAQAVVDISGRPYLVHTGEPAGFEHHLIGGHFTGSLVRHTFEAIAFNAGLTVHVRVLGGRDPHHIAEAEYKAFARAFRQAKALDPLVDGVPSTKGAL from the coding sequence ATGAGCATCCCCGCCCCGACACACCGCACCGCCACGCGCGTGCGCAGCACGTCGGAGTCCACCGTCGAACTCGAGCTGAACCTCGACGGAACCGGATCGAGCCGCATCGACACGTCGGTGCCGTTCTTCGACCACATGCTGACGGCGTTCGCGAAGCACTCGCTCACCGACCTCACCGTCCGCGCCTCCGGCGACACGCAGATCGATGCTCACCACACCGTCGAGGACGTCTCGATCGTGCTGGGACAGGCCATCCGCGAAGCTCTCGGCGACAAGTCGGGGATCTCCCGTTACGGCGACGCCCTCGTCCCGCTCGATGAGGCTCTCGCCCAGGCCGTGGTCGACATCTCGGGGCGTCCCTACCTCGTGCACACCGGCGAGCCGGCCGGGTTCGAGCACCACCTGATCGGCGGGCACTTCACCGGGTCGCTCGTCAGGCACACGTTCGAGGCGATCGCCTTCAATGCCGGTCTGACCGTGCATGTACGTGTCCTCGGCGGGCGCGACCCGCATCACATCGCCGAGGCCGAGTACAAGGCGTTCGCTCGGGCCTTCCGCCAGGCGAAGGCCCTCGACCCGCTGGTCGACGGGGTGCCGTCGACGAAGGGAGCGCTGTGA
- a CDS encoding histidinol-phosphate transaminase, with translation MGRVTASLDDLPLRDDLRGLTPYGAPQAPLPVALNVNENTHPVPDAVASDILDDIAVALRDVNRYPDREFTTLRDGFADYLGHGLQAEQIWAGNGSNEVLQHILQAFGGPGRTAFSFAPTYSMYPLIAQGTGARWVAGTRQPDYTITPEEAAAQVVDTDPDVILLCSPNNPTGTPLGLNVIEAVYEVARGIVVVDEAYQEFAPREAPSALTLLEGRPRLAVSRTMSKAFAFAGARVGYLAADPAFIDALRLVRLPYHLSALTQAAAVAALRNSEVMLGMVAEIVEQRDRISATLEALGYTPHDSWSNFVLFGGVSEPRKVWQQLYDRGVLVRDVGIPGHLRVTAGTEAETTAFLDALASIGSDS, from the coding sequence ATGGGAAGGGTGACTGCATCACTCGACGACCTCCCGCTCCGTGACGACCTCCGAGGGCTCACGCCCTATGGTGCCCCGCAGGCTCCGCTGCCGGTGGCGCTGAACGTGAACGAGAACACGCATCCGGTGCCCGATGCGGTGGCGAGCGACATCCTCGACGACATCGCCGTGGCGCTCCGCGACGTCAATCGCTACCCGGATCGTGAGTTCACGACGCTTCGCGATGGCTTCGCGGACTACCTCGGCCACGGCCTGCAGGCTGAGCAGATCTGGGCGGGGAACGGATCGAACGAAGTGCTGCAGCACATCCTGCAGGCTTTCGGCGGTCCCGGTCGCACCGCATTCAGCTTCGCGCCGACCTACTCGATGTACCCGCTGATCGCGCAGGGGACCGGTGCACGCTGGGTCGCAGGCACCCGTCAGCCCGACTACACGATCACCCCCGAAGAAGCGGCAGCCCAGGTGGTCGACACCGATCCGGACGTGATCCTGCTCTGCTCACCGAACAACCCGACGGGTACCCCCCTCGGACTCAACGTGATCGAGGCCGTGTACGAGGTAGCACGTGGCATCGTCGTGGTCGATGAGGCCTACCAGGAGTTCGCTCCGCGGGAGGCGCCCTCCGCGCTGACCCTGCTCGAGGGGCGCCCGCGACTGGCGGTCTCGCGAACCATGAGCAAGGCGTTCGCGTTCGCGGGTGCCCGCGTCGGATATCTGGCTGCGGACCCCGCGTTCATCGATGCGCTGCGGCTCGTCCGCCTTCCCTACCACCTCAGCGCCCTCACACAGGCGGCCGCCGTCGCGGCGCTCCGCAATTCCGAGGTCATGCTCGGTATGGTCGCCGAGATCGTCGAGCAGCGCGATCGCATCTCGGCGACGCTGGAGGCACTCGGCTACACCCCCCATGATTCCTGGTCGAACTTCGTCCTCTTCGGGGGTGTCTCTGAGCCTCGAAAGGTGTGGCAGCAGCTGTACGACCGCGGTGTTCTCGTGCGTGACGTCGGGATCCCCGGACACCTGCGCGTCACCGCCGGAACGGAGGCCGAGACCACGGCATTCCTCGACGCCCTCGCCTCGATAGGATCGGATTCATGA
- a CDS encoding LysM peptidoglycan-binding domain-containing protein, which translates to MSTITFSNAAIVSPRAATKLRLTARGRRVVLALAAVPLAAGIGFAALSGGSAMASGEQVATASFASVTVMPGDTLWSIAESVAPGADPREVIGDITRLNALRSGALQIGQELAIPAQYSE; encoded by the coding sequence ATGAGCACCATCACCTTCAGCAACGCAGCCATCGTCTCGCCCCGTGCGGCGACGAAGCTCCGGCTGACGGCACGTGGCCGCCGCGTCGTGCTCGCTCTGGCCGCAGTGCCCCTCGCGGCGGGCATCGGGTTCGCCGCGCTGAGCGGCGGCAGCGCCATGGCCTCGGGCGAGCAGGTCGCGACCGCATCTTTCGCCTCGGTCACGGTGATGCCGGGCGACACCCTCTGGTCGATCGCCGAGTCGGTGGCGCCCGGGGCAGACCCGCGCGAGGTCATCGGAGACATCACCCGCCTGAACGCCCTCCGCAGCGGCGCGCTGCAGATCGGCCAGGAGCTGGCGATCCCCGCACAGTACTCGGAGTGA
- the lexA gene encoding transcriptional repressor LexA, with product MSDIAAPESDAPRTRRRKSLSPKQMAILEVIQTSISRYGYPPSMREIGDAVGLKSLSSVTHQLGQLELSGYLRRDPGKTRAMEVLIDLPGSGTENPDDVATPVGDAALVPLVGRIAAGVPITADQQVEEIFPLPRQLVGKGDLFMLKVSGESMIDAAICDGDWVVIRSQNSAENGEIVAAMLDGEATVKVLRRRDGHTWLLPRNSAFEPILGDESVVLGKVVAVLRAV from the coding sequence ATGAGCGACATCGCCGCCCCCGAGTCCGACGCCCCCCGCACGCGTCGCCGGAAGAGCCTGAGCCCGAAGCAGATGGCGATCCTCGAGGTCATCCAGACATCGATCAGCCGCTACGGCTACCCGCCGAGCATGCGCGAGATCGGAGACGCGGTGGGGCTGAAGTCGCTCTCGAGCGTCACGCATCAGCTCGGCCAGCTCGAACTCAGCGGCTACCTCCGCCGCGATCCCGGCAAGACGCGCGCCATGGAGGTCCTCATCGACCTCCCCGGTTCGGGCACCGAGAATCCGGACGACGTCGCGACCCCCGTCGGCGACGCCGCACTGGTGCCGCTCGTCGGCCGCATCGCCGCGGGAGTCCCGATCACCGCAGACCAGCAGGTCGAGGAGATCTTCCCCCTCCCCCGTCAGCTCGTGGGCAAGGGCGACCTGTTCATGCTCAAGGTCTCGGGCGAATCGATGATCGACGCCGCGATCTGCGACGGGGACTGGGTGGTCATCCGCTCGCAGAACAGCGCGGAGAACGGCGAGATCGTCGCCGCCATGCTCGACGGCGAGGCCACCGTCAAGGTCCTGCGCCGCCGCGACGGCCACACGTGGCTGCTGCCCCGCAACTCCGCCTTCGAGCCGATCCTCGGCGACGAGTCGGTCGTGCTCGGTAAGGTCGTCGCCGTGCTCCGCGCCGTGTGA